In the genome of Chryseobacterium arthrosphaerae, one region contains:
- a CDS encoding tetratricopeptide repeat protein gives MKDIMNMNVKKIAFGAAVVFFTGFASAQTLQDGINSIDSDKFAQAKTNFTEMIAKEPTAENYFYLGNTFLKQGEPDYAKATESFNKGLAADSKSYLNKIGLATVKLGKGDKNAVAEIQKVVTDSREKDAEVLFRAAEALTLFEKNSSPDLAIQFLTKAIEKAEKKGVPAHYYYTLGDAYRLKRAPGEAMSAYDKALPVAKNKASVYTRMATLWMAAQVWQKAKESVDKAIAVDPTYAPAYKALAGYDIRYQQNAKATQDLINYTKYADEDPYTQLEIAKLYFTNEDYANSKSVLDKIFDKIEDPIKFKLRAYQAYADRNYADAKQNMDTFVSQAEKTRIQPADQGLQGLIAAGLAKDEKDAAKKSALMAESQQKVAIAKAAKDETMKWDLELANIAGGGGASQADADKGPTNPTIEALKKQVAANSQDSDALFKLATAYQDAKNWNGAILTWQKMSALLPDWAPAYYSQGYSYQQAGNNEAAKLAYEKFISTVKPADQEANKQTLAYAYFAVAYMSKESDIAKAKDYVAKSLQLDPTYQDAVKLNAEINK, from the coding sequence ATGAAAGATATAATGAATATGAATGTAAAGAAGATTGCTTTTGGAGCAGCCGTAGTATTTTTTACGGGTTTTGCCTCTGCACAGACATTGCAGGACGGTATCAACAGTATAGACAGTGATAAGTTTGCTCAGGCAAAAACAAATTTCACTGAAATGATCGCTAAAGAACCTACTGCTGAAAACTACTTCTATTTAGGAAATACTTTCTTAAAACAAGGAGAACCGGATTATGCAAAGGCTACTGAAAGCTTCAACAAGGGATTGGCTGCAGACAGCAAAAGCTATCTTAATAAAATCGGTCTTGCTACCGTTAAGTTAGGAAAAGGAGATAAAAATGCTGTTGCGGAAATTCAGAAAGTAGTAACAGACTCAAGAGAGAAAGATGCCGAAGTACTGTTCAGAGCTGCAGAAGCTTTAACTTTATTCGAAAAGAACAGTTCTCCTGATCTGGCTATTCAGTTCCTGACAAAAGCAATTGAAAAAGCGGAGAAAAAAGGAGTTCCTGCACATTACTATTATACATTAGGAGATGCTTACAGATTGAAAAGAGCTCCGGGTGAGGCTATGTCTGCTTATGATAAAGCATTACCTGTAGCTAAAAATAAAGCTTCAGTTTATACAAGAATGGCTACCTTATGGATGGCAGCACAGGTATGGCAAAAAGCAAAAGAAAGCGTTGATAAAGCAATTGCTGTAGACCCTACTTATGCACCTGCATATAAAGCATTGGCAGGATATGATATCAGATACCAGCAAAATGCAAAAGCTACACAGGACCTTATCAATTATACAAAATATGCCGATGAGGATCCGTATACTCAGTTAGAAATTGCTAAATTATATTTCACAAACGAAGATTACGCTAACTCTAAATCAGTTTTAGATAAAATCTTTGATAAAATTGAAGATCCTATCAAGTTCAAATTAAGAGCTTATCAGGCTTATGCTGACAGAAACTATGCAGATGCTAAGCAAAACATGGATACATTTGTTTCTCAGGCTGAGAAAACAAGAATCCAGCCTGCTGACCAGGGATTACAGGGGCTTATCGCTGCCGGATTAGCAAAAGATGAAAAAGATGCGGCTAAAAAATCTGCTTTAATGGCTGAATCTCAGCAGAAAGTGGCGATTGCAAAAGCGGCAAAAGATGAAACAATGAAGTGGGATCTGGAATTGGCTAACATCGCTGGAGGTGGTGGTGCTTCTCAGGCAGATGCGGATAAAGGACCTACAAACCCTACCATTGAAGCACTGAAGAAACAAGTAGCTGCCAACAGCCAGGATTCTGATGCCCTGTTTAAATTAGCTACAGCTTACCAGGATGCTAAAAACTGGAATGGAGCAATCCTTACATGGCAGAAAATGTCAGCCCTTCTTCCTGACTGGGCTCCGGCATATTACAGCCAGGGATATTCTTACCAGCAGGCAGGAAACAATGAAGCAGCAAAATTAGCTTACGAAAAATTCATCAGTACCGTAAAACCGGCTGATCAGGAAGCTAATAAGCAGACTCTTGCATATGCTTACTTTGCAGTAGCTTATATGAGCAAAGAATCTGATATAGCAAAAGCAAAAGATTATGTTGCAAAATCTTTACAGTTGGATCCTACTTACCAGGATGCTGTAAAATTAAATGCAGAGATCAATAAGTAA
- the bshB1 gene encoding bacillithiol biosynthesis deacetylase BshB1 has protein sequence MKTDILAFGAHPDDVELGCGGTIAKMVAEGKKCVVVDLTRGELGTRGTDETRKAEAADAAKILGLSARENLGMKDGFLVNSEEYQMRIVKMIRKYRPEIVLANAIDDRHPDHAKGAKLVSDACFLSGLRKIETVMEGEIQEVWRPKHVFHYIQWKDIKPEFVIDISEFLDKKIASCMAYKTQFYDPTSKEPETPITTKDFFESLTYRAQDLGRLSGVTYAEGFTSERLISLKNFDGIVW, from the coding sequence ATGAAAACTGATATACTTGCTTTTGGAGCACATCCTGATGACGTAGAGCTGGGATGTGGCGGGACTATTGCCAAAATGGTTGCCGAAGGAAAAAAATGTGTTGTTGTAGACCTTACAAGAGGAGAGCTGGGGACAAGGGGTACCGATGAAACAAGAAAAGCAGAAGCGGCAGACGCTGCTAAGATCTTAGGACTTTCAGCAAGAGAGAACCTGGGAATGAAAGACGGCTTTTTGGTCAATTCTGAAGAATATCAGATGAGGATCGTAAAAATGATTCGCAAATACAGGCCGGAAATCGTCTTAGCCAATGCAATTGATGACAGACATCCGGATCATGCAAAAGGAGCGAAATTAGTGTCGGATGCGTGCTTTTTATCCGGACTGCGAAAAATTGAGACCGTAATGGAGGGAGAGATTCAGGAAGTATGGAGGCCCAAGCATGTTTTTCATTATATTCAGTGGAAAGATATCAAACCAGAGTTCGTTATTGACATTTCAGAATTTCTTGATAAAAAGATTGCATCATGTATGGCCTACAAAACCCAGTTTTATGACCCAACTTCAAAGGAACCTGAAACTCCGATTACAACAAAAGACTTTTTTGAAAGCTTAACCTACCGTGCACAGGATTTGGGAAGATTATCGGGAGTGACTTATGCTGAGGGCTTTACGTCAGAAAGATTAATTTCTTTGAAAAATTTTGACGGAATTGTTTGGTAG